A single genomic interval of Oceanithermus profundus DSM 14977 harbors:
- a CDS encoding cytochrome c3 family protein: MTLPRWSWLALLLLLGLVLAEGGRYLWVTVDPETQALGLSDGSPLPAGLEGRVVPGQFVEVKNGRFEIKKDWRPPLDIEKTFVHQDARRVVFSHERHFAALGAKGAACEACHASLDEAVSWPSRAPDPALEPHAEASQGRFCSTCHDGERTVLDVTAKMEGARPPVDARIFTAFGRSGDESCSRCHAPKDHGQDFVPWHGEGAEDGRAAANCSSCHRGAEAITPEETRQAQAFYHDQMKLLRDPENEQAFNTTLPNNFCAYCHGLDLKAWRGD; this comes from the coding sequence ATGACGCTGCCCCGCTGGAGCTGGCTCGCGTTGCTCCTGCTCCTCGGCCTGGTGCTGGCCGAAGGCGGGCGCTACCTCTGGGTGACCGTGGACCCCGAGACGCAGGCGCTGGGCCTCTCCGACGGCTCGCCGCTGCCGGCGGGGCTCGAGGGCCGCGTCGTGCCCGGTCAGTTCGTCGAGGTGAAGAACGGCCGCTTCGAGATCAAGAAGGACTGGCGGCCGCCGCTGGACATCGAGAAGACCTTCGTCCATCAGGACGCGCGCCGCGTCGTCTTCAGCCACGAGCGCCACTTCGCGGCGTTGGGGGCCAAGGGCGCCGCCTGCGAGGCCTGCCACGCCAGCCTGGACGAGGCCGTGAGCTGGCCCAGCCGCGCCCCCGACCCCGCGCTCGAGCCCCACGCCGAGGCCTCCCAGGGGCGGTTCTGTTCGACCTGCCACGACGGGGAGCGGACCGTCCTCGACGTGACCGCGAAGATGGAAGGGGCCCGCCCGCCGGTGGACGCGCGCATCTTCACCGCCTTCGGCCGCAGCGGCGACGAGAGCTGCAGCCGCTGCCACGCGCCCAAAGACCACGGGCAGGACTTCGTTCCCTGGCACGGCGAGGGGGCCGAGGACGGCCGCGCGGCCGCGAACTGCAGCAGCTGCCACCGCGGCGCCGAGGCGATCACGCCGGAGGAGACCCGGCAGGCGCAGGCGTTCTATCATGATCAGATGAAGCTGTTGCGTGACCCCGAGAACGAGCAGGCGTTCAACACCACGTTGCCGAACAACTTCTGCGCCTACTGCCACGGCCTCGACCTCAAGGCCTGGAGGGGGGACTAG
- a CDS encoding response regulator transcription factor: MRILLVEDEASLREPMAAYVRSMGYDVDEADSIEAAREALYDAEPDLVILDVMLPEGVDAGFEFASELREAGFDGPVLFITARDAVEDRVRGLDLGGDDYLTKPFSLEELAARVRALLRRQGSVRRSFFERGPLRVDYAARKVHWQGREVALSGREFALIELFSLHPDRVYSAEELLERLFPGTDSGLKIVRVYVHRLRTKLGPEVVQTVAGGYRLGLEP; the protein is encoded by the coding sequence ATGAGGATCCTGCTGGTCGAGGACGAGGCGTCGCTGCGCGAGCCGATGGCGGCCTACGTGCGCAGCATGGGGTACGACGTCGACGAGGCCGATTCCATCGAGGCGGCCCGTGAGGCGCTCTACGACGCCGAGCCCGACCTGGTGATCCTCGACGTGATGTTGCCCGAAGGCGTGGACGCGGGCTTCGAGTTCGCCAGCGAGCTGCGCGAAGCGGGGTTCGACGGCCCGGTGCTCTTCATCACCGCGCGCGACGCGGTGGAGGACCGGGTGCGCGGCCTCGACCTGGGCGGCGACGACTACCTGACCAAGCCCTTCAGCCTCGAGGAGCTGGCCGCGCGGGTCCGGGCGCTGCTCAGGCGGCAGGGATCGGTGCGCCGCAGCTTCTTCGAGCGCGGGCCCCTGCGCGTGGACTACGCGGCGCGCAAGGTGCACTGGCAGGGGCGCGAGGTCGCCCTCTCGGGGCGCGAGTTCGCGCTCATCGAGCTCTTCTCGCTCCACCCGGACCGGGTCTACAGCGCCGAGGAGCTGCTCGAGCGCCTCTTCCCGGGCACCGACTCGGGGCTCAAGATCGTGCGTGTCTACGTGCACCGCCTGCGCACCAAGCTGGGCCCCGAGGTGGTGCAGACGGTGGCCGGCGGGTACCGGCTGGGGTTGGAACCGTGA
- a CDS encoding sensor histidine kinase: protein MSLRLRIALGTAAIAAVAAGLHFVVGYLSFSELLREDIQRDLEVWSGAVAGTLVFQQGRPALAGSDWPWVSAGGSLGFRVRKGNVIYIEGGVLPEAQDPNWVWTEKPLQDGYVLEVVAYVGEYRKALAGQLRAGLVSLPLVVLLASGLGWWLAGRIARPIGQLSDAADALSSMRFPDPVPPPPGGDELSRLARSFNRMVYAVREALERERAFTRYASHELRTPLATMQAQLEALEAGLTPQERALPEARKAIERMRGILEGLLTLSREPQVTLEPLPAGAVLRSLVGGLGEAARRVRLDLPDEEVWVVGDEELLRRAVGNLIDNALKYSEGPVEVRLAAEGGEAVLSVRDHGDGVAEDQLERLADPFVRFHTRVAGTGLGLSLSKQAARAMRGRLGFEPARPGLRAWLRLPLVEDADA from the coding sequence GTGAGCCTGAGGCTGCGCATCGCTCTGGGCACCGCGGCCATCGCCGCGGTGGCTGCGGGGCTGCACTTCGTGGTCGGCTACCTCAGCTTCTCGGAGCTGTTGCGCGAGGACATCCAGCGCGACCTCGAGGTCTGGTCGGGGGCGGTGGCCGGCACCCTGGTCTTCCAGCAGGGGCGGCCGGCGCTCGCGGGCTCCGACTGGCCCTGGGTGAGCGCCGGCGGTTCGCTGGGCTTCCGCGTGCGCAAGGGCAACGTCATCTACATCGAAGGCGGGGTGCTGCCCGAGGCGCAGGACCCGAACTGGGTCTGGACGGAGAAGCCCCTGCAGGACGGTTACGTGCTCGAGGTGGTGGCCTACGTGGGCGAGTACCGCAAGGCGCTGGCGGGGCAGCTGCGGGCGGGCCTGGTGAGCCTTCCGCTCGTCGTCCTGCTCGCCAGCGGCCTGGGCTGGTGGCTCGCGGGGCGCATCGCCCGCCCCATCGGCCAGCTCTCCGACGCGGCCGACGCGCTCTCGTCGATGCGCTTTCCCGACCCGGTGCCCCCGCCGCCGGGCGGCGACGAACTCTCGCGCCTGGCGCGCAGCTTCAACCGGATGGTCTACGCGGTGCGCGAAGCGCTGGAGCGCGAGCGCGCCTTCACCCGCTACGCTTCGCACGAGCTGCGCACCCCGCTGGCCACGATGCAGGCGCAGCTCGAGGCCCTGGAAGCGGGGCTCACCCCTCAGGAGCGGGCGCTGCCGGAGGCGCGCAAGGCGATCGAGCGGATGCGCGGCATCCTGGAAGGGCTGCTGACGCTGAGCCGCGAGCCCCAGGTGACGCTCGAGCCCCTGCCCGCGGGCGCGGTGCTGCGCTCGCTGGTCGGGGGCCTGGGCGAGGCCGCACGGCGCGTGCGCCTCGACCTGCCCGACGAGGAGGTCTGGGTCGTGGGCGACGAAGAGCTCCTCAGGCGCGCCGTCGGCAACCTGATCGACAACGCGCTCAAGTACAGCGAGGGACCGGTGGAGGTCCGCCTGGCCGCCGAGGGGGGCGAGGCCGTCCTCAGCGTGCGCGACCACGGCGACGGCGTCGCCGAGGACCAGCTCGAGCGCCTGGCCGACCCCTTCGTGCGCTTTCACACCCGCGTCGCGGGCACCGGCCTGGGGCTTTCGCTTTCCAAGCAGGCGGCCCGTGCCATGCGCGGCCGCCTCGGCTTCGAGCCGGCGCGGCCGGGGCTCCGCGCCTGGCTGCGCCTGCCGCTCGTGGAGGACGCCGATGCCTAG